AAGATACAATGGTTTTGTTGGGTTTGAATATTCCCCTGCTCATGATTCTGATGAATCACTACTCCAAATAAAAAATCTCTGGGAATCAGTTTTTACTGAATAATCTTGATTAAATTTTTTATATTTAATATTTTTCCTGAATCAGTGTTTCCACCTCATCAATAGATCGACGAAAAGGCCCTTCTGCTTCCATCTTCAAACTTGTTACTGCTGCTGCCCAGATAGTGGATTCCTGTGGGGAAGAATTAATTCTTTTTGCCATATAGGAAGCTATACAGGTATCACCCCTACCACTCCGTCCGATTAGTTCTCTGGGATAAAATAGAGCCTGGTGAAACTTTTCCTCAGCAAACACCAGCACACCTTCTTTGTGTGTAATGATTACTTCTTTTGGCCCCAAATCCCTAATTAAAGTAGCTGCTTTTTTAATATCTTTCTCTCCTGTTAAAATTTCAGCTTCCACTGCATCAGTCTTTAATACATCAATACAGGATAAAATTTCTTCCTTCTCCGGCCATGTTTTTGCTATTAATTTACCATTATCATTTACACGGAGAAAACTTTGAATATCAGCAGCCAAAATAGAGTCTTTCTGTGCAAGCATCTTAACCACTGTCAGTGGAATTTCTTCACGCATGGAAGCTCCAACAACAATAACTTCAGCATTTATTACATTAACCTCCCTCAAAGTAAAGGGTCCTGCCCAGCTACTTACATATATAACTCTCTCATCCGGGTTATCTGAAGGATATACTAATTTTAAACAGGTAGATTCTGGAATCCAGGTTACATATGTTTTAACTCCCAACTCTTCTAAATCCCTTGCCACTTCTGAATCTTCTGATGACATCATTGTTACTGCCTGTACTTTAAGATTCATTCTGGCGGCAACATTTGCGCCATAATTGAAAGCACCTCCATTAACAACCCTGGTCCCACTGACAGATACAATAGTATCTTTTGTATAATGGCCTATAAAGGCTATTTGGTATGAGTTTTTCAACTAACTAACCTCCTGAATTGTTATGAAAAAAATTATAAATAAGAATTACATTATACTAATTCTTATTAGGTATTTAAAAATTCAATTGCCTTTTCAATTCTATTTTTTAGGTCCTCTTTATTTAATGCCTGTAAATCCCTATTAAATGGTTCAAATGAAACTATACCATCATAACCATTCTTAATAAAATACTCAATTAGTTGTTTGCTTTTTAATTTATCATTTAAAAAATCAATATTGCGGTGTTCATCGTTATATTCTTCTGTACATATTTCTGCAGTTACAGCAGATATATGTATTATTCCGGTTATTTGAATATCATACTCCCTAATTATTGTCTTAAAACTGTCAGGACCGATGGCATGATGGAAAGTGTCAAATACAACTTTATATCCTTCATATCCCACCTCTCTAATTGCTTTCATGGCTGTAATAACAGAAGATAAAGAACTGGATTTAAATCCTAGCGGTTCGATATATCCCTTAATATTATATTTCTTAAGGATAGGGGCCAATTCTATTAACATATCAACAGTATCCCTGAATTGCTCTTTTGGACTACGAAAATCATTAATGGAATTAATCGGACAAAAAACAATTGCCGGGCAGTTTATTTCTTTTGCTAAATTTGACAGGTAGATTAATTCCTTTTTTATTTTTTCCAAATCAATAGGATTGTTAAACCTTTGTAATGCATTAATGGTGCATATTTTTATACTATATCGATCAGCAAGTATCTTTGTTTCTTTTGCAGTAAGAGTATCGGTTATGCTTTTACCTGGTAAATCATTTCTTAGTTCAAGACAATTTAACCCTAACTCATTTGCAAGTTGAAAATAATCTATAATATGAAGAGACGGGCATAAAATTCTATTTATCCCAAAATTAGAACGATTAATCATAATTTCTTCTTTCTTATTTAAAAATCCTTTTTATGACGAAATTAACCTTTTGTTTTCCTATCATAAATAAAATATATATATAATTCTGTATAACTAAATTGTTAACACTACTCGAAAATAGTACAACTAAATTATAATCCTATGGTCAAAAGATCTAAATACTTGTAGTTGATACACTACTCCTTAATTCTGTAAATTACATATTATAGAAAAGTTTGAGAGGTAAAATATTATATGTTCGAAATAGTAGTTATAAACACTATTAATTTACCCGGAACTGTTATCTATACATTCCTGATTATTGCATAAGCTAAACTCTATCTGAAGATGAGGGTGGTGAATATGAAATTCGTGTTCCAATATTTCTTCAACCTGTTTCCTTATATTATCCGCTTCACTTAGCCTCAGGTCTTTATTTAAGGTAATGTGGCCTTCAAAAAGAATTCGATTTTCATCAATTTGCCAGACATGAACATGATGGAGATTGTGTATTTGAGGAATAATTTCTATCTTCTTTTTTATTTCATCTATATTAATTTTTGCAGGAACTCTCTCCATGAGTATTAGCACACTTTGTTTTAAAATGCTATATCCTTGAAACAAAATAAAGGTAGCAATTACAACTGATAAAAGAGAATCAATAAGGTAAAAGTCATAGAAATAGATAATTATTCCACCGATAATTACTGCTACCGAGGAAAGTGTATCCCCCATTAGGTGTAAATACGCAGAACGGATATTCAAGCTATTATGTGTCTCTGAATGGAGCAAATATACACTCACCAAATCAGCAATAAATCCAAAAGTCCCAATCCCTATCATTAAGTGAGTGGTAATTTCCATAGGATTTATAAAGCGTAAATAGGCCTCTCTAAAAAGAAAAAAAGAAATTATAACAATTACAGATGAATTTAACAGGGCAGCTAATATTTCTGCCCGCTTATAACCAAAAGTCATTTTTAAATCAGGAGAACGCTGGCCTATCTTTCTAGCAATATAGCTTATCAAGATTGCCATTCCATCACTAAAGTTATGCAATGCATCTGCCAGCAGTGAAAGACTGCCTGATAAAAGTCCACCAATAATCTCCAATAGACTTATAGCAAAATTAAGTATTATAGTGATAATGATTCTTTTATTGCTTTTATTGTTTTGGTGAATATGGTTATGCATTTTTCTTTCTTTTTTTTCTTACTATAACAAGATAAAATTTTTATATATTTTTACTACAATATAATTCCATATCAGGCAAGGGAAGAAACAATGAGCCAACCGTATTACTAATTAGGAAAAAGTGTTATCAATAAAATATTTTTAACTATTTTAAATATAGAAAGTTGTCTACTTAAATTATCTGCTACATAAAATTGACAAACCAATGGCATTTAATTTAGCTTCACTTCTATCTGATCTGGAAGAAATCATTACTGGTACTTGGGCACCAATTACCAGGTTTCCTTCCGGAAAATTGGTATAATACATAATACTTTTGCCAAGAATATTTCCACAGGCAATATTAGGAACAATTAGGATATCAGCCTGTCCGGCGACAGGTGATTCAATACCTTTTTTCTTTACAGCAAATTCTGAAATAGCAACATCAAGTGCTAAAGGTCCATCAATAATACATCCTGGTATCTGCCCTCTTTGATTCATCTTACACAAAATACTTGCCTGTACGGTATCTTCCATATCAGGGTTTACCACTTCTACCGCTGCCAACAAGGCTACTTTTGGATTCATAATTCCTAATTTATTGGCTACTGTTACTGCATTTCTAATTACTGAAATCATTGTCTTTAAATCCGGTTTAATATTCACTCCTCCATCACTTAACAGTACCATACGGGATTTTCCTTCTCTCTGTTCTTCAAAAACAAAAACATTACTGATATGATTTTCAGTTCTTAATCCGGTTTCCTTGTTAAGCACTGCTTTTAGAAGATTGGCAGTTTTTATTTTTCCTTTTAAGAGAATACCACCTTTCTTGACTTCTTCCACAGCCACAGGGGCTTTTTCTTCTTCATTTTTAATTGAAACTATGTCCCTGATAAAAGAATGCTCTTTATAACCAAGTTCGTTTAAAGAGCTTTCAATTTCTTCTTCTTTTCCCACAAGAACAGCCTCACCAATGCCCATCTCATAACTTGCCTTTACGGCCTTCAGTGCTTCTATATCTTCACCTCCGGCAATAATAACCCTTTGTCTTTGTTCTTTGCTTAACTTTTGGAAGAGTTGTTGAAAACTTGTTATCATATTAAATCCTCCTGAGGTTTATAATTATCCATGCTATTTAGCTGCTTAATATTATACATGCTATTTAAAAATCTTTAATACCTTTTTTAATCCTTTCTATTCCTTTTTTAATCATATCAACTGAGGTGGCAAATGAAAAACGCAAATAACCTTCACCGTATTGCCCAAAGGCATTGCCTGGTACAGCAACTACGCCACATTTATCAAGTAAATAAATAGATAAATCATCTGAACTTGTACCAGTTCTGGTGATATTGGGAAAGGCATAAAAGGCTCCTTCTGGTGTTAGACATTCAAATCCATCAATTTCATTAAGTCCCTTTAAGATAACATCTCTGCGTTCTTGATATGCAGCACGCATTCTTTCAATGCTTGTTTTAGTTTCTTGCGGGTTTTGCAAGCCATGCAATACAGCCCGCTGTGTAACAGAATTAGGACAAACAGCAGTATTCTGTTGGATTTTAATCATCTCTTTGATTAAAAATTCTGGACAGGTAAGATAAGCTATGCGCCAACCAGTCATAGCATAGCTTTTTGAAAATCCAAAAATAGAAATAGTACGTTCTTTCATTTCTGGAAATGATGCTATGCTTAGATGTTCTCTACCATCAAATAAGATATCTTCGTACAGCTCATCACTAATAACAAATAAATCATTTTCTTTTGCTATAAATGCTATTTCTTCTAAAACTTCTTTCTTTATTATCATTCCGGTGGGATTACTGGGAGAATTTAATAAAATTGCCTTTGTCTTTGTTGTTATCAATTTTCTTAATTCATCAGGATCAATTTGAAAGTTGTTTTTCTCTCTAATTGGTAGAAAAACAGGGTTCCCACCAGCTAAAATTACCTGTGAACCATAGATAAGAAAACCAGGATCTGGAACAATCAATTCATCCCCGGGATTCATTAAAGTATAAAAAGCTGTAAATAGAGCTTGGGTTCCTC
The sequence above is drawn from the Atribacterota bacterium genome and encodes:
- a CDS encoding PfkB family carbohydrate kinase, which encodes MKNSYQIAFIGHYTKDTIVSVSGTRVVNGGAFNYGANVAARMNLKVQAVTMMSSEDSEVARDLEELGVKTYVTWIPESTCLKLVYPSDNPDERVIYVSSWAGPFTLREVNVINAEVIVVGASMREEIPLTVVKMLAQKDSILAADIQSFLRVNDNGKLIAKTWPEKEEILSCIDVLKTDAVEAEILTGEKDIKKAATLIRDLGPKEVIITHKEGVLVFAEEKFHQALFYPRELIGRSGRGDTCIASYMAKRINSSPQESTIWAAAVTSLKMEAEGPFRRSIDEVETLIQEKY
- a CDS encoding TIM barrel protein, whose product is MINRSNFGINRILCPSLHIIDYFQLANELGLNCLELRNDLPGKSITDTLTAKETKILADRYSIKICTINALQRFNNPIDLEKIKKELIYLSNLAKEINCPAIVFCPINSINDFRSPKEQFRDTVDMLIELAPILKKYNIKGYIEPLGFKSSSLSSVITAMKAIREVGYEGYKVVFDTFHHAIGPDSFKTIIREYDIQITGIIHISAVTAEICTEEYNDEHRNIDFLNDKLKSKQLIEYFIKNGYDGIVSFEPFNRDLQALNKEDLKNRIEKAIEFLNT
- a CDS encoding cation diffusion facilitator family transporter; translated protein: MHNHIHQNNKSNKRIIITIILNFAISLLEIIGGLLSGSLSLLADALHNFSDGMAILISYIARKIGQRSPDLKMTFGYKRAEILAALLNSSVIVIISFFLFREAYLRFINPMEITTHLMIGIGTFGFIADLVSVYLLHSETHNSLNIRSAYLHLMGDTLSSVAVIIGGIIIYFYDFYLIDSLLSVVIATFILFQGYSILKQSVLILMERVPAKINIDEIKKKIEIIPQIHNLHHVHVWQIDENRILFEGHITLNKDLRLSEADNIRKQVEEILEHEFHIHHPHLQIEFSLCNNQECIDNSSG
- a CDS encoding phosphate acyltransferase, with amino-acid sequence MITSFQQLFQKLSKEQRQRVIIAGGEDIEALKAVKASYEMGIGEAVLVGKEEEIESSLNELGYKEHSFIRDIVSIKNEEEKAPVAVEEVKKGGILLKGKIKTANLLKAVLNKETGLRTENHISNVFVFEEQREGKSRMVLLSDGGVNIKPDLKTMISVIRNAVTVANKLGIMNPKVALLAAVEVVNPDMEDTVQASILCKMNQRGQIPGCIIDGPLALDVAISEFAVKKKGIESPVAGQADILIVPNIACGNILGKSIMYYTNFPEGNLVIGAQVPVMISSRSDRSEAKLNAIGLSILCSR
- a CDS encoding pyridoxal phosphate-dependent aminotransferase: MKWNQNLKRIKPSSIRKLFDLAQNRKDIISFGIGEPDFITPDHVRDAAKRAIEEGYTHYTPNAGFADLREALAKKLVNFNHITSKPEEVLVTSGGTQALFTAFYTLMNPGDELIVPDPGFLIYGSQVILAGGNPVFLPIREKNNFQIDPDELRKLITTKTKAILLNSPSNPTGMIIKKEVLEEIAFIAKENDLFVISDELYEDILFDGREHLSIASFPEMKERTISIFGFSKSYAMTGWRIAYLTCPEFLIKEMIKIQQNTAVCPNSVTQRAVLHGLQNPQETKTSIERMRAAYQERRDVILKGLNEIDGFECLTPEGAFYAFPNITRTGTSSDDLSIYLLDKCGVVAVPGNAFGQYGEGYLRFSFATSVDMIKKGIERIKKGIKDF